One region of Agrobacterium tumefaciens genomic DNA includes:
- a CDS encoding penicillin-binding protein 1A, with translation MIRLIGYFFGLASVLFLCAAAAGAIYLHGVTKDLPDYAVLSTYEPPVTTRVHAGNGALMAEYAHEKRLFLPIQAIPDRVKAAFLSAEDKNFYNHPGVDIWGLGRAVLVNLQNIGSGRRPVGASTITQQVAKNFLLTNDQTFDRKLKEALLSFRIEQTYSKDKILELYLNEIFFGLNSYGIAGAALTYFNKSVTELTIAETAYLASLPKGPANYHPIRREKAALERRNWVIDRMAENGYITVGDAEDAKKQPLGVNLRRGGAHIFASDYFAEEVRRQIVEKYGEQALLEGGLSVRTSFDPQIQMEARKALQDGLVQYDERRGFRGPVEKIETTGDWTAALAKVKGLRDVPEWKIAVVLAVAADGIDIGVQVDPDAEDGDKRTRGHISAENMRWAYRDATGKKPTAKSPVGVLAVGDVVYAQPLSGSGNEYRLRQPPKVQGGMMVMDPHTGRVLAMVGGFSYAQSEFNRATQAMRQPGSSFKPFIYAAALDNGYTPASVILDAPIEVVSGGQVWKPQNYGGGSAGPSTLRLGIEKSRNLMTVRLAQDMGMNLVAEYAERFGIYDKMPPLLAMSLGSGETTIMRMVSAYSVIANGGKQIKPTLIDRIQDRYGKTIFRHEERACEGCNATSWQNQDEPVIVDNREQVLDPMTAYQTTSMLEGVVQRGTAAGKIKVDLPVAGKTGTTNDEKDAWFVGYTPDMVAGLYIGFDSPAPLGRGGTGGSLSAPIFGEFIADAAKHLEPSKFIVPEGMKFIAVNRKTGMAASEGEPDTIMEAFKPGTGPADTFSVIGAEGMSQEDILKTSPQAQQAITGGGGGLY, from the coding sequence ATGATCAGACTGATTGGATATTTTTTCGGCTTGGCCAGCGTGCTCTTCCTGTGCGCCGCCGCCGCCGGTGCAATTTATTTGCACGGCGTGACGAAGGACCTGCCGGATTACGCAGTTCTGAGCACTTATGAGCCGCCGGTGACGACCCGCGTGCACGCCGGCAACGGCGCGCTCATGGCGGAATACGCCCATGAAAAGCGCCTGTTCCTGCCGATCCAGGCTATCCCGGACCGTGTGAAGGCAGCTTTCCTTTCGGCGGAAGACAAGAATTTCTACAACCATCCGGGTGTGGACATCTGGGGTCTCGGCCGTGCCGTTCTCGTCAACCTCCAGAATATCGGCTCCGGCCGTCGTCCGGTCGGCGCGTCCACAATCACTCAGCAGGTGGCAAAGAACTTCCTGCTCACCAACGACCAGACCTTCGACCGCAAGCTCAAGGAAGCGCTTCTGTCCTTCCGCATCGAGCAGACCTATTCCAAGGACAAGATCCTCGAGCTTTATCTCAACGAGATCTTTTTCGGCCTGAATTCCTACGGTATCGCCGGTGCGGCACTCACCTATTTCAACAAATCGGTCACCGAACTGACGATTGCGGAAACCGCCTATCTTGCATCGCTGCCGAAGGGCCCGGCCAACTACCATCCGATCCGCCGCGAGAAGGCGGCGCTGGAGCGCCGCAACTGGGTGATCGACCGCATGGCCGAGAACGGCTACATCACGGTCGGCGATGCCGAGGATGCAAAGAAGCAGCCGCTTGGCGTCAATCTGCGCCGTGGCGGCGCGCATATCTTCGCGTCTGACTATTTCGCCGAGGAAGTCCGCCGCCAGATCGTCGAGAAATACGGCGAGCAGGCGCTTCTTGAAGGAGGCCTTTCGGTTCGCACCTCTTTCGATCCGCAGATCCAGATGGAGGCGCGCAAGGCGCTTCAGGACGGTCTGGTGCAATATGACGAGCGTCGCGGTTTCCGCGGACCCGTCGAAAAGATCGAGACAACCGGTGACTGGACTGCGGCACTCGCCAAGGTAAAGGGCCTTCGCGACGTTCCCGAATGGAAGATCGCGGTTGTCCTCGCCGTTGCTGCCGATGGCATCGATATTGGCGTGCAGGTCGACCCCGATGCCGAGGATGGCGACAAGCGCACACGCGGCCATATCTCCGCTGAAAACATGCGTTGGGCCTATCGCGATGCCACAGGCAAAAAGCCGACGGCTAAGTCGCCGGTTGGCGTTCTGGCTGTTGGTGACGTCGTTTACGCACAGCCGCTGTCCGGTTCCGGCAACGAATATCGTCTGCGCCAGCCCCCGAAGGTGCAGGGCGGCATGATGGTGATGGATCCGCACACTGGCCGCGTTCTGGCCATGGTCGGCGGCTTCTCCTACGCGCAATCGGAATTCAACCGCGCCACGCAGGCGATGCGCCAGCCCGGCTCCTCCTTCAAGCCGTTCATCTATGCGGCTGCACTCGACAACGGCTATACCCCGGCCTCGGTCATTCTCGACGCGCCGATCGAGGTTGTTTCGGGCGGCCAGGTCTGGAAGCCGCAGAATTACGGCGGGGGTTCCGCCGGCCCTTCGACCCTGCGTCTCGGCATCGAAAAATCCCGTAACCTCATGACAGTGCGTCTGGCGCAGGACATGGGCATGAATCTGGTCGCTGAATATGCCGAACGCTTCGGCATCTACGACAAGATGCCGCCGCTTCTGGCAATGTCGCTCGGTTCGGGCGAAACAACCATCATGCGCATGGTCTCGGCCTATTCTGTGATCGCCAATGGCGGCAAGCAGATCAAGCCGACGCTGATCGACCGCATCCAGGACCGTTACGGCAAGACGATCTTCCGGCATGAGGAACGTGCCTGTGAGGGCTGCAACGCCACAAGCTGGCAAAATCAGGACGAGCCGGTCATCGTTGATAACCGCGAGCAGGTTCTCGACCCGATGACCGCTTACCAGACGACATCCATGCTGGAAGGTGTCGTGCAGCGCGGCACGGCGGCGGGCAAGATCAAGGTCGATCTGCCGGTTGCCGGCAAGACGGGCACCACCAACGATGAAAAGGACGCCTGGTTCGTCGGTTACACGCCGGACATGGTTGCCGGTCTTTATATCGGCTTCGATTCGCCCGCACCGCTTGGGCGCGGCGGCACCGGTGGTTCGCTGTCGGCACCGATCTTCGGCGAGTTCATCGCCGATGCGGCCAAGCACCTGGAACCGAGCAAGTTCATCGTGCCTGAAGGCATGAAGTTCATCGCCGTCAACCGCAAGACCGGCATGGCCGCTTCGGAAGGCGAACCTGATACGATCATGGAAGCCTTCAAGCCGGGCACCGGCCCGGCCGATACCTTCTCGGTGATCGGCGCGGAAGGCATGTCGCAAGAGGATATTCTGAAGACCTCGCCACAGGCCCAGCAGGCCATCACCGGCGGTGGCGGCGGTCTTTATTGA
- the prfB gene encoding peptide chain release factor 2 (programmed frameshift) codes for MRNEIVNVVDEIKQAISLLRRHLDWDQAIRRLDWLNNKAEDPTLWNDATEAQKLMRERQQLDDSINGVKALEQQLKDNVELIELGEMEGDDEIVKDAEDALKALRSEANRRQVEAMLSGEADSNDTYLEVHSGAGGTESQDWANMLLRMYTRWADREGFKVEVLEVHDGEEAGIKSAAILVKGHNAFGWLKTESGVHRLVRISPYDSNARRHTSFSSVWVYPVVDDSIQIDINESDCRIDTYRSSGAGGQHVNTTDSAVRITHIPTGIAVACQQERSQHKNRAKAWDMLRARLYEVELQKREDAANAQAASKTDIGWGHQIRSYVLQPYQLIKDLRTGVESTAPGNVLDGDLNQFMEAALAHRISGGADVEVADID; via the exons ATGCGCAATGAAATTGTGAACGTAGTCGACGAAATCAAGCAGGCCATAAGCCTGCTGAGGAGGCATCTT GACTGGGACCAGGCGATAAGACGACTGGACTGGTTGAATAACAAGGCAGAGGACCCGACCCTCTGGAACGATGCCACCGAAGCGCAGAAATTGATGCGCGAGCGCCAGCAGCTGGATGACAGCATCAATGGCGTGAAGGCGCTTGAGCAGCAGCTCAAGGACAATGTCGAGCTGATCGAACTCGGCGAGATGGAAGGCGACGACGAGATCGTCAAGGACGCCGAAGATGCGCTGAAGGCGCTGAGGAGCGAGGCGAACCGCCGTCAGGTGGAAGCCATGCTTTCCGGTGAAGCTGATAGCAACGATACCTATCTCGAAGTTCATTCCGGCGCCGGCGGTACGGAAAGCCAGGACTGGGCCAACATGCTGCTGCGCATGTATACCCGCTGGGCTGACCGCGAAGGCTTCAAGGTTGAAGTGCTGGAAGTTCATGACGGCGAAGAGGCCGGCATCAAGTCCGCGGCGATCCTCGTCAAGGGCCACAATGCCTTCGGCTGGCTGAAGACGGAATCGGGCGTACACCGCCTCGTCCGCATCTCGCCCTATGACAGCAATGCGCGTCGCCACACATCGTTCTCCTCCGTCTGGGTTTACCCAGTGGTCGATGATTCGATCCAGATCGACATCAATGAGAGCGATTGCCGCATCGATACCTATCGTTCGTCCGGTGCAGGCGGCCAGCACGTCAACACCACCGATTCGGCCGTGCGTATTACCCACATACCGACCGGTATTGCCGTGGCCTGCCAGCAGGAGCGTTCCCAGCACAAGAACCGCGCCAAGGCGTGGGACATGCTGCGCGCCCGTCTCTACGAGGTGGAACTGCAAAAGCGGGAAGATGCGGCAAACGCTCAGGCCGCATCCAAGACGGATATCGGCTGGGGCCACCAGATCCGTTCCTACGTTCTGCAACCCTACCAGTTGATCAAGGACCTGCGCACCGGCGTGGAAAGCACCGCACCCGGCAACGTGCTGGATGGCGATCTGAACCAGTTCATGGAAGCGGCCCTCGCGCACCGCATCAGCGGCGGCGCAGACGTGGAAGTGGCTGATATCGACTGA
- a CDS encoding cysteine hydrolase family protein translates to MKQALYIVDVQPSFNPPAALVAEISALAATMPSVASVERHDESVTPFERQLGWKPGRDDCSLVAADWIFIKHGYAPPRAAIDHLLSLKLDRVLVCGIQADTCVLAAGFALFDAGLHPTLLPWLTVGSSLDRSGELGARLWKHHFGAVLAGPHELNA, encoded by the coding sequence ATGAAACAGGCGCTTTACATCGTCGACGTTCAGCCGAGCTTCAATCCGCCGGCTGCACTTGTGGCGGAAATATCCGCGCTGGCGGCCACCATGCCAAGCGTTGCCAGCGTCGAGCGCCATGATGAAAGCGTCACGCCTTTCGAGCGGCAACTCGGCTGGAAGCCGGGCAGGGACGACTGCTCGCTGGTTGCGGCGGACTGGATTTTCATAAAGCACGGCTACGCTCCGCCAAGGGCGGCTATCGACCACCTCCTGTCTCTAAAGCTCGACAGGGTGCTGGTCTGCGGCATTCAGGCCGATACCTGCGTGCTGGCTGCGGGTTTTGCCCTGTTCGATGCGGGGCTTCATCCCACGCTTCTGCCATGGCTGACGGTGGGCTCCAGCCTCGATCGCAGCGGCGAACTCGGCGCCAGACTATGGAAACATCATTTCGGTGCGGTTCTGGCCGGGCCGCATGAGCTTAACGCGTAG
- a CDS encoding NAD kinase has product MSHSNCSLSFVASATEEAQRALEELKGAYGNTPFDEAEVIVALGGDGFMLQILNETMNSGKRVYGMNRGSVGFLMNDYRVDGLVERIAVATGNDFHPLRMTTTDSDGDEFTALAMNEVSLFRQSHQAAKLRVEVDGKTRLEELICDGMMVATPAGSTAYNFSAHGPILPLESPLLALTPVSAFRPRRWRGALLPNKVTVDIHVLERDKRPVNAVADHTEVKSVRHVRIAQSQDRTARILSDPDRSWSDRVLAEQFNN; this is encoded by the coding sequence ATGTCGCATTCTAACTGTTCACTATCCTTCGTGGCCTCCGCAACCGAGGAGGCGCAGAGGGCGCTGGAGGAGCTGAAAGGCGCTTACGGCAACACACCCTTCGACGAGGCGGAAGTGATCGTGGCGCTCGGCGGCGATGGCTTCATGCTGCAAATTCTCAACGAAACGATGAATTCCGGCAAGCGGGTCTATGGCATGAACCGGGGATCGGTCGGCTTTCTGATGAACGACTACCGGGTAGACGGCCTGGTCGAGCGTATTGCGGTGGCGACCGGCAATGATTTTCATCCGCTGCGCATGACGACGACGGATTCCGACGGCGATGAATTTACGGCGCTTGCCATGAACGAGGTCAGCCTGTTCCGGCAATCGCATCAGGCCGCCAAGCTTCGTGTCGAGGTGGACGGCAAGACGCGGCTTGAAGAATTGATTTGCGACGGCATGATGGTTGCGACACCGGCGGGGTCAACAGCTTATAACTTCTCAGCCCATGGACCGATCCTGCCGTTGGAATCACCGCTGCTGGCGCTCACACCCGTCAGCGCCTTCCGGCCAAGGCGTTGGCGCGGCGCACTTTTGCCCAACAAGGTGACGGTCGATATTCACGTTCTGGAGCGCGACAAGCGTCCGGTGAACGCGGTCGCCGACCATACGGAGGTGAAATCCGTACGGCATGTGCGGATTGCGCAATCGCAGGACAGGACGGCCAGAATTCTCTCGGACCCAGACCGTTCATGGTCAGACCGCGTACTCGCCGAACAATTCAACAATTGA
- a CDS encoding PhzF family phenazine biosynthesis protein, translating to MVLNYNIYDVFTETKMAGNPLAVMYDADGLDQVTMQAIAREMNLSETVFVNRSGNPAHAASLRIFTPSGELPFAGHPTVGAAIAIAERNRNEGDDDIDMVCVLEEKVGPVRCAVKMRAGAVSFAEFDLPRKSSRVTLPLDHTALADALGVSEGHLGFENHVPSIWTAGVPFLLVPLHNIAAISEMDFDANLWLRTAPLVEGRLTAAYIYCRGGVNHAAKFHARMFSPEMGISEDPATGSAAAALSGAIHHFDGLTDGHYPLLIEQGVEMERPSHIHLRMDIKDNEIARARIGGHAVRVASGTFEI from the coding sequence GTGGTGCTGAATTACAATATCTACGATGTCTTTACCGAGACCAAAATGGCGGGAAATCCGCTGGCAGTCATGTATGACGCGGATGGCCTCGACCAAGTGACGATGCAGGCGATAGCCAGAGAAATGAACCTCTCCGAGACCGTTTTCGTCAACCGCTCGGGCAACCCGGCCCACGCGGCTTCGCTGCGTATCTTCACGCCTTCGGGCGAGTTGCCTTTCGCGGGCCACCCGACTGTTGGCGCAGCGATCGCGATAGCCGAGCGCAATCGCAATGAAGGTGACGACGATATCGATATGGTCTGTGTGCTGGAGGAAAAGGTGGGTCCGGTCCGCTGTGCGGTGAAAATGCGCGCCGGTGCGGTCAGCTTCGCCGAATTCGACCTGCCGCGCAAATCGTCCCGCGTCACCCTGCCGCTCGATCATACCGCACTTGCCGATGCGCTGGGCGTGAGCGAAGGCCATCTCGGCTTTGAGAACCACGTACCGTCGATCTGGACGGCCGGTGTGCCGTTCCTGCTCGTGCCGCTGCACAATATTGCCGCTATCAGCGAAATGGATTTCGACGCCAATCTCTGGCTGCGCACCGCACCGCTGGTGGAGGGGCGCCTGACGGCGGCCTATATCTACTGTCGCGGCGGCGTCAATCACGCGGCAAAGTTCCATGCCCGCATGTTTTCCCCGGAAATGGGGATTTCGGAAGACCCCGCCACCGGTTCCGCCGCCGCCGCCCTTTCCGGTGCAATCCATCATTTCGACGGCCTGACAGACGGTCACTATCCGCTCTTGATAGAGCAGGGCGTGGAGATGGAACGTCCTTCCCACATCCATCTGCGCATGGACATCAAGGACAACGAAATCGCCCGCGCCCGCATCGGTGGCCACGCGGTCCGGGTAGCATCGGGTACGTTCGAGATCTGA